Proteins encoded together in one Candidatus Sulfotelmatobacter sp. window:
- a CDS encoding 3'(2'),5'-bisphosphate nucleotidase CysQ — MTSSYSNILNRIEAALDAARIVFARFTPGAIATEYKIGHDPVTEADRAVDAVLRQNLLRDGEGWLSEESVDDPSRLGKSRVWVVDPLDGTREFVQGIPEFCVSIGFVENGRPVAGGICNPATNETIVGAIDSGVLYNGQPARPSERTTLQGSLILASRSEVKRGEWQQFQSSDYQIRPMGSVAYKLGLVAAGQADVTFTLTPKNEWDVAAGAALVESAGGFVATLDNAPLRCNNRNPLLTGLMASGPLLRQELLSALQSHLPASAAGSARG; from the coding sequence ATGACTTCTTCTTACTCGAACATTCTCAATCGCATCGAAGCCGCGCTCGACGCCGCTCGCATCGTTTTCGCGCGCTTTACTCCAGGCGCGATTGCGACCGAATACAAGATCGGCCACGATCCCGTGACCGAGGCCGACCGCGCGGTGGACGCAGTACTACGCCAGAATTTGCTGCGCGACGGCGAGGGCTGGCTCTCGGAAGAGAGCGTCGACGACCCCTCACGCCTTGGTAAGAGCCGAGTGTGGGTGGTCGATCCGCTCGATGGCACCCGTGAATTTGTTCAGGGCATTCCCGAGTTCTGCGTTTCCATCGGATTCGTCGAAAATGGCCGGCCGGTGGCCGGTGGAATTTGCAACCCTGCGACCAACGAGACCATCGTCGGCGCCATCGATTCCGGCGTGCTCTACAACGGACAGCCGGCGCGCCCGAGCGAGCGAACCACTTTGCAGGGTTCGCTAATTCTGGCCAGCCGCAGTGAAGTCAAACGTGGCGAGTGGCAGCAGTTCCAGAGCAGTGACTATCAGATTCGCCCCATGGGGTCGGTGGCCTACAAACTAGGACTCGTCGCCGCCGGCCAAGCCGATGTGACGTTCACGCTGACGCCGAAGAATGAGTGGGACGTGGCCGCCGGCGCCGCGCTGGTCGAAAGCGCCGGAGGATTCGTCGCCACGCTCGACAACGCTCCGCTGCGTTGTAACAATCGCAATCCGCTTCTCACCGGCCTGATGGCCAGCGGACCGTTGCTGCGGCAGGAACTGCTGTCGGCCCTGCAATCTCATCTCCCGGCATCGGCGGCTGGCTCTGCTCGCGGCTGA
- a CDS encoding bifunctional sulfate adenylyltransferase/adenylylsulfate kinase, giving the protein MSASTSHLIAPHGGELVDLLASTEKAAELKAHSREWPSWDLTARQVCDLELLMSGGFSPLRGFMNKADYEGVCHNMRLASGILWPIPITLDVTEEFAKKLTAGGSKVALRDAEGVMLAVLHVEEVWQADRAAEAKAVFNSTSKAHPGSNYTMNISNPWYVGGRIEGLQGPSHYDFRTLRLTPAELRAEFARLGWRRTVAFQTRNPMHRAHVELTFRAAKQVEANLLINPSVGMTKPGDVDYFTRVRCYQLLLSKFPQGTVKLALLPLAMRMGGPREAIWHALIRKNHGCTHFIVGRDHAGPGNDTAGDGKPFYGPYEAQELFKKHQADIGVTMVDFQMMVYLDGEDRYVPDNEVKPGDKVLNISGTELRNRLNEGRDIPAWFTYPEVVQELRRSFPPRAKQGVTIFFTGLSGSGKSTIANVLMTKFLEVGGRPVTLLDGDLVRKHLSSELGFSKEHRDINIRRIGYVASEITKNGGIAICAPIAPYDATRKHVRGMIEPYGGFILVHIATTVEVCEQRDRKGLYAKARAGILKEFTGISDPYEVPADANVTINTGELSAEEAAQEIILHLEREGFIGVSKAGE; this is encoded by the coding sequence TTGTCTGCTTCGACTAGTCATCTGATTGCTCCGCACGGCGGCGAACTGGTAGATCTGCTTGCCTCAACCGAAAAAGCCGCGGAACTGAAAGCCCACTCTCGCGAGTGGCCATCCTGGGATCTGACTGCCCGCCAAGTTTGCGATCTGGAGCTGCTGATGAGCGGAGGCTTCTCTCCGCTGCGCGGCTTTATGAATAAAGCCGACTACGAAGGCGTTTGCCATAACATGCGTCTGGCCAGCGGAATTCTCTGGCCCATTCCGATTACGCTTGACGTCACCGAAGAATTTGCCAAGAAGCTTACGGCCGGCGGCAGCAAAGTTGCGCTGCGCGACGCCGAAGGCGTCATGTTGGCCGTGTTGCACGTCGAAGAAGTCTGGCAGGCCGACCGCGCGGCCGAAGCCAAAGCGGTTTTTAACAGCACCAGCAAGGCTCATCCGGGCTCCAACTACACCATGAACATTTCGAATCCATGGTATGTGGGTGGACGCATCGAGGGCTTGCAAGGCCCTTCGCATTATGACTTCCGCACCCTGCGCCTTACTCCGGCGGAATTGCGGGCTGAATTTGCCCGCTTAGGATGGCGTCGTACGGTTGCGTTTCAGACTCGCAACCCCATGCACCGCGCTCACGTGGAACTCACCTTCCGCGCTGCCAAGCAAGTCGAAGCCAATCTCCTGATCAACCCCAGCGTGGGCATGACCAAGCCTGGCGACGTCGACTACTTCACGCGCGTGCGCTGCTACCAACTCCTGCTTTCCAAATTCCCCCAGGGAACCGTGAAGCTCGCTCTTCTTCCGCTGGCGATGCGCATGGGCGGACCTCGCGAAGCTATCTGGCACGCCTTGATTCGCAAGAACCATGGCTGCACGCACTTCATTGTGGGTCGCGACCATGCCGGACCAGGCAACGATACGGCAGGCGATGGCAAGCCTTTCTACGGTCCCTATGAAGCTCAGGAACTTTTCAAGAAGCACCAAGCCGACATCGGCGTGACCATGGTCGATTTCCAGATGATGGTCTACCTCGACGGCGAGGACCGCTACGTTCCCGACAACGAAGTGAAACCGGGCGACAAGGTTCTGAATATTTCCGGCACCGAACTGCGCAACCGGCTCAACGAGGGCCGCGACATTCCCGCGTGGTTCACATACCCGGAAGTTGTGCAGGAACTGCGGCGCAGCTTTCCGCCACGCGCCAAGCAAGGCGTCACCATCTTCTTCACTGGTCTTTCGGGTTCGGGCAAATCCACCATCGCCAACGTTTTGATGACTAAGTTTCTGGAAGTCGGCGGACGTCCGGTGACGTTGCTCGATGGCGACCTGGTCCGCAAGCATCTTTCGTCGGAACTGGGATTCTCCAAAGAACATCGCGACATCAACATTCGCCGCATCGGCTATGTTGCGTCGGAAATCACCAAGAACGGCGGCATCGCAATTTGCGCTCCCATTGCGCCCTACGATGCCACCCGTAAACACGTGCGCGGAATGATCGAGCCTTACGGCGGATTCATCCTGGTGCACATTGCCACGACGGTCGAAGTCTGCGAGCAACGCGACCGCAAGGGACTTTACGCCAAAGCGCGCGCGGGCATTCTCAAAGAATTCACAGGAATTTCTGATCCCTACGAAGTCCCGGCGGATGCCAACGTAACCATTAACACCGGCGAGTTGTCGGCCGAAGAAGCCGCTCAGGAAATTATTCTGCACCTGGAGCGCGAAGGCTTCATCGGCGTCAGTAAGGCCGGAGAGTAA
- a CDS encoding polysaccharide deacetylase family protein, with protein sequence MLRKAKLAALGLLKSARVLNRVADSAWRRQRLLILCYHGISLEDEHEWRPALYMRPDLLEQRLEALLALRYSVLPLGEALTRLRVRDLPPRSVAITFDDGGYDFYQQAWPLLKKHGLPITVYQSTYYTDHEIPIFNLMCSYLLWKRRGELLPACSQLGLTENLDLRSEAGRHRVVRSLIERSERENLSGNDKDEIARELAEMLGIDYGALVAKRILRLMNAREVAEISKAGVDVQLHTHRHRTPNEEKGFRLEISQNRERVLAMTGRPAVHFCYPSGVYRNEFFPWMEKEELISATTCDAGLVDRRSNAFLLPRFVDTSGRTQLEFESWLSGVGSLLAIRRAASQRYTLPEE encoded by the coding sequence ATGCTGAGGAAAGCCAAGCTCGCCGCACTCGGTCTGCTGAAAAGTGCCCGCGTACTTAACCGGGTGGCCGACAGCGCCTGGAGGCGGCAGCGCTTGCTGATTTTGTGTTATCACGGGATTTCCCTCGAAGACGAGCACGAATGGAGACCGGCGCTCTATATGCGCCCGGATCTTCTCGAACAGCGATTGGAGGCTTTGCTTGCGCTGCGTTACTCGGTGCTTCCCCTGGGCGAAGCTCTTACGCGGTTGCGTGTGCGCGATTTGCCGCCGCGCAGCGTGGCCATTACCTTCGATGATGGCGGCTACGATTTTTACCAGCAGGCTTGGCCTCTGCTCAAGAAGCATGGACTACCGATAACGGTCTATCAATCGACCTATTACACCGATCACGAGATTCCGATCTTTAATCTGATGTGCTCCTACCTGCTATGGAAGCGGCGCGGCGAACTGTTGCCTGCATGCTCTCAACTCGGCCTCACGGAAAATCTGGATCTGCGGAGTGAAGCGGGGCGGCATCGAGTCGTGCGCAGCCTGATTGAGCGTTCCGAGCGGGAGAACCTGAGCGGAAATGACAAGGATGAGATCGCCCGGGAATTGGCGGAAATGTTAGGGATTGACTATGGCGCACTCGTGGCCAAGCGCATCCTGCGATTGATGAATGCGCGCGAGGTGGCGGAAATCTCTAAGGCTGGGGTGGATGTGCAATTGCACACTCATCGTCATCGCACGCCCAATGAGGAGAAAGGGTTCCGGCTGGAGATTTCCCAGAATCGGGAAAGGGTCTTAGCCATGACCGGGCGGCCGGCGGTTCATTTCTGTTATCCAAGCGGCGTGTATCGAAACGAATTCTTCCCGTGGATGGAGAAGGAAGAACTAATTTCGGCCACAACGTGCGATGCCGGATTGGTGGATCGGCGATCCAATGCATTCCTGCTTCCGAGATTTGTGGATACTTCCGGGCGCACTCAACTGGAATTTGAGAGTTGGCTCAGTGGCGTGGGGTCGTTGCTCGCAATTCGCAGGGCGGCGTCGCAACGCTATACCTTGCCGGAAGAATAG
- a CDS encoding class I SAM-dependent methyltransferase, translated as MEERFMRVLDLGCGTGQDLAAWGVTSSDWVTGLDIELGRLRIAKTRFSDRRFLQAVGESLPFKAESFGFVVSSVALPYMNIPLTLAEIYRVLIPGGALSLSLHLPGFTMNEFVRHALPRPVPTFFRLYVMANGLLFHWTGNTIGFANGRTESFQTERGMRIALQRAGFVDSSFIRGSGPSGSTFTVEARRARN; from the coding sequence CTGGAGGAGCGGTTCATGCGAGTTCTCGACTTAGGTTGCGGGACCGGACAGGATCTGGCTGCCTGGGGCGTCACCTCTTCGGATTGGGTCACCGGGCTCGATATCGAGTTAGGCCGTCTGCGGATCGCCAAAACGCGATTTTCCGATCGCCGTTTTCTGCAAGCGGTGGGCGAATCGTTGCCCTTCAAAGCTGAGAGCTTTGGTTTCGTGGTCTCCTCTGTCGCTCTGCCCTATATGAACATTCCGCTCACCCTCGCAGAAATTTATCGTGTGCTCATCCCCGGTGGCGCTCTGTCGTTAAGTCTTCATCTTCCCGGTTTTACCATGAACGAGTTTGTCCGCCATGCCCTGCCGCGACCGGTTCCCACGTTTTTTCGTCTGTATGTCATGGCGAACGGTCTACTGTTCCACTGGACCGGCAACACGATCGGGTTCGCAAATGGAAGAACGGAATCGTTCCAGACCGAGCGCGGAATGCGGATCGCGTTACAGCGAGCCGGATTCGTCGATTCTTCATTCATCCGCGGCAGCGGTCCCAGCGGCAGCACATTTACCGTGGAAGCAAGGAGGGCACGCAATTAA
- a CDS encoding sulfite exporter TauE/SafE family protein: MLPVIAIKILVGFGVGILIGMTGVGGGVLMLPILIFGLGYPPIVAVGSDALFQFFTKIPAGLLHLKNGTVRRKVVLALAAGSIPGSFAGVKLLMYIRSVYGSSSLNSFIKLAVGVLLIVIPILLLLQKGIEERIANRAPTMKGFAGMVAIGLSVGFIVGMTSVGSGSIIMMLLLLFYSFPPKINVGTDVVHAVILFGVTGWLQSKAGNVDPKLVVSLLIGSIPGGLLGSHLATRVPMLWLRRMLCALLLITGARMLWPA; encoded by the coding sequence ATGTTGCCAGTGATAGCGATCAAAATCCTGGTGGGCTTTGGTGTGGGTATCCTCATCGGAATGACTGGAGTGGGAGGCGGCGTTCTAATGCTTCCCATTCTGATCTTCGGCTTGGGCTACCCGCCGATCGTGGCCGTCGGTTCCGATGCGCTGTTCCAGTTCTTCACCAAAATTCCGGCAGGACTGTTGCACCTGAAGAACGGGACGGTCCGTCGTAAAGTGGTCCTCGCGCTGGCGGCGGGAAGTATCCCAGGCTCCTTTGCAGGGGTAAAGCTGCTGATGTACATCCGCTCGGTCTACGGTAGCAGCAGTCTTAACAGCTTCATCAAGCTGGCGGTGGGTGTGCTGCTGATCGTGATTCCAATTCTGCTGCTGCTGCAGAAAGGAATCGAAGAGCGCATCGCGAATCGTGCGCCGACCATGAAAGGTTTCGCAGGCATGGTGGCAATCGGCCTCAGCGTCGGTTTTATCGTGGGCATGACCTCGGTCGGTTCGGGCAGCATCATCATGATGCTGCTTCTCTTGTTCTACAGCTTCCCCCCCAAGATCAATGTCGGGACTGATGTCGTACATGCAGTCATACTCTTCGGAGTAACCGGGTGGCTTCAGTCCAAGGCTGGAAACGTAGATCCCAAGCTGGTCGTTTCGCTGCTGATTGGGTCCATTCCCGGGGGGCTGCTCGGTTCGCATCTGGCCACGCGGGTCCCCATGCTCTGGCTGCGCCGTATGCTCTGCGCTTTGCTGCTGATCACCGGAGCCCGCATGTTGTGGCCTGCTTAA
- the asnB gene encoding asparagine synthase (glutamine-hydrolyzing) has product MCGICGIFFSERDWHVKGDVLAGMNRRIVHRGPDDEGFFVEENVGLAMRRLSIIDVKSGHQPLANENRDVWIVFNGEIYNHAELRRGLEAQGHTYRTHSDTETIVHLYEQYGRDCVTHLRGMFAFVIWDRRKRVLFAARDRLGIKPFYYRWDGKSFLFGSEIKTILAYPDVEAEFNRGTLAEYLAFGYVTGPETMFAGIRKLMPGHTLQLSERGEPKIERYWDLTTEVDREVRPHEYYVKRYRKLLEDAVESHLMSEVPLGMFLSGGLDSSAVAALATKIRGDQIQTFAVGYGEEQFSELPYARQVAAHIKSDHHEVRLSREEFFASLPQLIWHEDEPVVWPSSLSLYSVAKLARERVTVVLTGEGSDETLAGYTRYAWTLLNSKMDRTYRTLTPGFLRQGLRSALHAAPFSAGLHRKLEHTFLMKDGADWASFYFDNFYSAFPGSELPELLTPEALASMGQPYAGSMSAWERSSSRSSSPTSSDLLHRLLYTDINSYLIELLMKQDQMSMAASIESRVPFLDHPLVEFTARIPASEQIRGMAGKFILKEAVEDLLPADIVYRKKMGFPTPWAYWLAGPQLEEIERLLTDSRSTARNLFRIETIRRIFAEHRAGRRDHGNRIWRLLNLELWQRVFLDGEIDSAINTAQTNAVAG; this is encoded by the coding sequence ATGTGTGGAATTTGCGGGATCTTTTTTTCCGAGCGCGATTGGCATGTCAAGGGAGACGTGTTGGCGGGCATGAACCGCCGCATTGTGCATCGCGGGCCCGACGACGAGGGCTTCTTCGTGGAAGAGAATGTCGGTCTGGCCATGCGTAGGCTGAGCATCATTGACGTCAAGAGCGGACATCAGCCGCTGGCCAATGAAAATCGTGACGTCTGGATCGTTTTCAACGGCGAAATCTACAACCATGCAGAGTTGCGGAGGGGACTGGAGGCGCAAGGGCACACCTACCGCACGCACAGCGACACAGAAACCATCGTCCACCTGTACGAACAATATGGCCGCGATTGCGTGACGCATCTGCGGGGCATGTTCGCGTTTGTGATTTGGGATCGCCGCAAGCGCGTACTGTTCGCGGCGCGGGATCGCCTGGGAATTAAACCCTTTTACTATCGCTGGGATGGCAAGTCGTTCCTGTTCGGGTCGGAGATCAAGACGATTCTGGCCTATCCCGATGTGGAGGCCGAGTTCAACCGCGGCACGCTCGCGGAGTATCTCGCGTTCGGCTACGTCACCGGACCGGAGACCATGTTTGCCGGAATCCGCAAGCTGATGCCCGGGCATACACTGCAACTTTCCGAACGCGGCGAACCGAAGATCGAGCGCTACTGGGACCTCACGACCGAAGTGGATCGCGAAGTTCGTCCGCACGAATACTATGTGAAGAGGTACCGAAAACTACTGGAAGATGCAGTGGAATCGCATCTGATGAGCGAGGTCCCGCTGGGAATGTTTTTGAGCGGCGGGCTGGACTCGAGCGCCGTGGCCGCGCTGGCCACGAAAATTCGCGGAGACCAGATTCAAACCTTTGCGGTCGGTTATGGGGAAGAGCAGTTCAGTGAATTGCCCTACGCGCGCCAGGTCGCTGCCCACATCAAGTCGGACCATCATGAAGTCCGTCTGAGTCGCGAGGAATTTTTCGCCAGCCTGCCGCAGTTGATCTGGCATGAAGACGAACCCGTCGTTTGGCCCTCGAGTCTGTCCTTGTATTCCGTGGCCAAGTTGGCTCGAGAACGCGTGACGGTTGTGCTCACAGGAGAAGGCAGCGACGAGACCCTGGCCGGCTATACGCGCTATGCGTGGACTCTGTTGAATTCGAAAATGGACCGGACGTACCGGACGCTGACACCGGGATTCCTGCGGCAGGGATTGCGCTCGGCGCTGCACGCTGCGCCTTTTTCTGCCGGGCTGCACCGCAAACTGGAGCATACATTCCTGATGAAGGATGGCGCGGACTGGGCGTCGTTTTATTTCGACAATTTCTACTCGGCGTTTCCCGGCAGCGAGCTTCCGGAGTTGCTGACGCCCGAGGCGCTCGCGAGTATGGGGCAACCCTATGCCGGGTCGATGAGCGCATGGGAACGTTCGTCGTCCCGATCGTCTTCTCCGACATCGTCAGACTTGCTGCACCGGCTGCTCTATACCGACATCAACAGTTACCTGATTGAACTGCTGATGAAGCAGGACCAAATGAGCATGGCAGCCTCGATCGAGAGCCGGGTGCCGTTTCTCGATCATCCGCTGGTGGAATTCACGGCGCGCATTCCAGCGAGCGAGCAGATCCGAGGGATGGCGGGAAAATTTATTCTGAAAGAAGCGGTGGAAGATCTTTTGCCAGCGGACATTGTTTACCGCAAGAAAATGGGCTTCCCGACGCCGTGGGCCTATTGGCTGGCGGGTCCGCAACTGGAGGAGATTGAGCGGCTGCTGACGGATTCGCGCAGCACGGCAAGAAATCTCTTTCGCATCGAGACGATCCGGCGAATCTTTGCCGAGCATCGCGCCGGGCGCCGCGATCACGGCAATCGCATCTGGCGATTGTTGAATCTCGAACTATGGCAGAGAGTATTTCTCGACGGCGAAATCGATTCGGCGATAAATACCGCGCAGACCAATGCGGTCGCCGGATGA
- a CDS encoding polysaccharide deacetylase family protein: MKDWIKKGIVASGALRLAGDMRAAGAAILMFHSVLPDPSLQVDSLGDIVHSGSEFTAQMELLARHYHPISLDDAVDCLCAGEALPKRSVVVTFDDGYADNFEVAMPVLNRLGVPAIFYVTVDCIENRKLPWPSRLRFAFRRTKVNAWDNRLGKSWMLTSPSDREAAFLHACDRCCQLSGVAQEEFVSYVERELQACLPGESSALMMTYDQVRGLIHHGHLVGSHTMTHPNMAYVKEDEAHREFTDSKQRLESQLGAPIRHFSYPCPALSPHWNDRTVQQSRALGYETGVTTKSGLTRPGDNVLCLNRLRPTKTVEGLRWNLESAFAGRTV; encoded by the coding sequence ATGAAAGATTGGATCAAGAAAGGGATTGTCGCCAGCGGAGCATTGCGCTTGGCCGGAGACATGCGCGCTGCTGGCGCAGCGATTCTGATGTTCCACTCGGTTCTGCCCGACCCCAGCCTCCAAGTGGATTCGTTGGGAGACATCGTCCATTCAGGATCCGAATTTACCGCGCAGATGGAGCTGCTCGCCCGCCACTACCACCCGATTAGTCTGGACGACGCAGTCGACTGTTTGTGCGCCGGCGAAGCCTTGCCCAAACGTTCCGTGGTGGTGACCTTCGACGATGGTTATGCCGACAACTTTGAGGTCGCAATGCCCGTGCTCAACCGGTTGGGCGTGCCGGCGATCTTTTACGTGACGGTCGATTGCATCGAAAACCGTAAATTGCCCTGGCCCAGCCGCTTGCGATTCGCTTTTCGCCGTACGAAGGTGAACGCATGGGACAATCGGCTGGGCAAATCCTGGATGCTCACGAGTCCTTCCGACCGAGAGGCGGCCTTTCTGCATGCCTGTGATCGCTGTTGCCAACTGAGCGGCGTAGCCCAGGAAGAATTTGTAAGCTATGTCGAGCGGGAACTACAGGCCTGCCTGCCCGGCGAGTCCAGCGCCCTAATGATGACCTACGATCAAGTACGAGGGCTCATTCACCACGGGCATCTTGTCGGATCGCATACCATGACACACCCGAACATGGCCTATGTGAAGGAGGACGAAGCTCACCGCGAGTTCACCGACTCGAAGCAAAGACTCGAGTCGCAACTGGGCGCGCCGATTCGGCACTTTTCCTATCCGTGTCCTGCGCTTTCCCCGCACTGGAATGATCGTACTGTGCAGCAAAGCCGCGCGCTTGGTTACGAGACAGGAGTCACCACCAAGAGCGGACTAACCCGACCGGGGGATAATGTGCTTTGTCTGAACCGTTTGCGTCCGACCAAAACGGTAGAAGGCTTGCGATGGAATCTGGAAAGCGCTTTTGCCGGACGGACTGTGTGA